A section of the Primulina eburnea isolate SZY01 chromosome 1, ASM2296580v1, whole genome shotgun sequence genome encodes:
- the LOC140805520 gene encoding protein FAR1-RELATED SEQUENCE 5-like — protein sequence MEENGGDELSYIPQVGDNQKPEIGMKFESLEEAFSFYNQYARESGFSARMSNSKKSKKTNEVIWKKFVCFKEGHTDAIRWSKQSKSDEPVKERARGEIRTGCKSKISVVKEQTGVGWVVSTFVESHNHPLSTPSKVHLLRSHRTVSAAKKALTQQFAEANVPTCQQMRLFEIESGGPEHVGCTERDIRNYEKTLRDEHKGIDAETLIDFFLSEKDKSSTFFFDYETDSENRFICCFWADPVSRRAYTAFGDVVVFDTTYNTNKYGMIFAPFVGVNHHHQTIVFGCGFLSDEKTDSFVWLLNKFLEAMPKGAPNLIITDQDPAMTKAIGEVFPKTIHRYCLWHILNKFPDKLNPTTFRDHYQSIKNVIVHSTTSIEFERSWEEVMNCADLVENDWLSLMYELRHKWVPAYFNHVFSAGMSSSQRSESSHSFFKKYVCSNNSLMDFVIRFNKALRHQRHNELVADHTDLNKRPKVKSNWPMELQMVNVYTKNKWLEFQNEISLSHGYYVQQASIGIEFVVYNIINFQGSSSTKHRLLTHDIQRDDISCSCMKFQFEGIPCRHMLAFFRINQVFHLPDQYILKRWTKDAKIGVHYTMAEQNVVDDPKKCLMSRHMRLSCKASALIDVASFIDEGTNFLTEQFDFIDSKMKEMNINRTLRSGIQSRRSLDGAIGIIDPSEIRTKGRGKRLKSSKEKSTSRDIQCRGCGRRGVSHDKRNCPNLIDGYVLINFLRS from the coding sequence ATGGAAGAAAACGGCGGCGATGAACTGTCGTACATTCCCCAAGTTGGAGACAATCAAAAGCCAGAAATAGGTATGAAATTCGAATCTTTAGAGGAGGCGTTTTCGTTCTACAACCAATACGCACGAGAATCTGGTTTTAGTGCGAGAATGAGCAATAGCAAAAAAAGTAAGAAAACAAATGAAGTTATCTGGAAAAAATTTGTATGCTTTAAAGAAGGACATACAGATGCAATAAGATGGAGTAAACAATCAAAAAGTGATGAACCAGTAAAGGAAAGAGCTCGTGGTGAGATTAGAACTGGATGTAAGTCAAAGATTTCAGTTGTGAAGGAACAAACTGGTGTAGGTTGGGTTGTTAGTACCTTCGTAGAAAGTCATAATCATCCACTATCAACTCCTTCAAAGGTGCATTTGTTACGCTCACATCGTACTGTTTCTGCAGCAAAGAAAGCACTAACTCAACAGTTTGCTGAAGCGAATGTACCTACTTGTCAACAAATGCGATTGTTTGAAATAGAGTCTGGAGGGCCTGAACATGTAGGTTGCACGGAAAGAGATATAAGAAACTACGAGAAAACGCTTAGGGATGAGCACAAGGGTATTGATGCCGAAACATTGATTGATTTCTTTCTGTCTGAGAAAGACAAGAGTTCAACTTTCTTTTTTGATTACGAGACAGATTCAGAAAATAGATTTATTTGTTGTTTTTGGGCGGATCCTGTGTCACGGAGGGCATACACTGCATTTGGTGATGTAGTGGTGTTTGATACAACATATAACACCAACAAATATGGGATGATTTTTGCACCATTTGTAGGagttaatcatcatcatcaaaCCATTGTTTTCGGTTGTGGATTTTTGAGTGATGAGAAAACTGATTCCTTTGTTTGGTTGCTTAATAAGTTTCTAGAAGCCATGCCTAAAGGAGCACCAAACTTGATCATAACTGACCAGGATCCTGCTATGACGAAAGCCATTGGTGAAGTTTTCCCTAAAACAATTCATCGATATTGTTTGTGGCACATTCTAAACAAATTCCCAGATAAATTGAACCCGACGACTTTTCGTGACCACTATCAAAGCATAAAAAATGTCATTGTACATTCTACGACTTCTATTGAATTTGAGAGATCATGGGAAGAGGTTATGAATTGTGCTGACTTGGTAGAAAATGATTGGCTGTCATTGATGTATGAGTTGCGACATAAGTGGGTGCCGGCATATTTCAACCATGTATTTTCTGCTGGAATGTCAAGTAGCCAGAGGTCTGAAAGTTCACATTCATTTTTCAAGAAGTACGTATGTAGCAATAACTCGTTGATGGATTTCGTAATTCGTTTCAATAAAGCACTTCGACACCAAAGACACAATGAGTTAGTTGCCGATCATACTGATTTGAACAAGCGGCCGAAGGTTAAATCGAACTGGCCAATGGAATTGCAAATGGTGAATGTATACACGAAAAACAAATGGTTGGAGTTTCAAAATGAAATTAGTCTGAGTCATGGTTATTATGTGCAACAAGCATCTATTGGAATTGAGTTTGTGGTTTACAATATCATTAATTTTCAAGGTTCTTCTTCTACCAAACATAGGCTGCTTACGCATGACATACAAAGAGACGATATATCATGTAGTTGCATGAAATTTCAATTTGAGGGTATTCCGTGCAGGCATATGTTAGCATTTTTTCGTATCAACCAAGTTTTCCACTTACCTGATCAGTATATACTCAAACGGTGGACAAAAGATGCAAAGATTGGCGTACATTACACTATGGCTGAGCAAAATGTGGTTGACGATCCAAAAAAGTGTTTGATGTCTAGACATATGAGGCTATCTTGTAAAGCATCAGCTTTAATTGATGTTGCATCTTTCATTGATGAGGGGACAAACTTTTTGACTGAGCAGTTTGATTTTATTGATAGCAAAATGAAGGAGATGAATATTAATAGAACATTACGCAGTGGAATTCAAAGTAGGAGAAGCTTGGATGGAGCCATTGGTATCATTGATCCTTCTGAAATTAGAACAAAAGGACGTGGGAAGAGACTAAAATCATCGAAGGAGAAGTCAACATCAAGGGACATACAGTGTCGTGGATGCGGGCGTCGAGGCGTGTCACATGACAAACGTAACTGTCCAAATTTGATAGACGGGTATGTATTGATTAATTTTTTGAGAAGTTAA